CAAAGTGGCTGGTGTCACTTTGCATCCACGAACTTGCTTATGGAATAATCACCATCTATCAGGTAAATACTACTAAACCTAGTCATCCAGTAGGGCCTGGTTGACATCTTTCAGTAAGGTTTCTCAACCTtgatgtttttattattattgtaataataataataataataataataataataataataataataacaataacaataacaatgatagtTATGTTATTTACGATGATAGCAATAATTTTATATACTGCGTTTCAAACTCTAATGAAGTACTACAGGGTTTGAAACAAAATCCTGTGCAATAATTGTTAAGTTTACATCTTGACAAGCACTTCACCTGAATTACTTGATGGACTTTTAAGTTGACCCAGACTTGGACCTTGTAACTTTTTGCATCCACAGCCGTCAGCTGGTATTTCCGACTCAGTGCACAATATTGAACACTGGCATCCACAACTTGTGTGATTTAACACATTTACATATTTGGTGTCTTGGCTTGTCATGCTTGTCAATTTCAGACGGATTTCTTTTACTGAAAATGGGATGCATGACTTGTGACTAGGTGGCAAATTAGGATCGCATGTTCCCACGCAGCGATATAGTTCAATATGATGAGGCTTGAAGCCTGACTGCTGGACAGGACGTACTGTTGGCCTTAGCGCACACAATTCTTCTTTAAGCTCTTTTGAAGATACCATCACTGAATGTAAAAAGAAGGTCATTGAGTGAATTATGAAGATAAGAAATCAACTCTCCTTCTGCTTTACTTTGTTGCTTGGTTCCCTTTTCGTATCATGGGCACTTGCAGCTGTGCTATTTAGCAGTCTGATATTAATATTGCCTTAATTAAACAGGCATGATTACTCCAAACCCAAAATAGCATGTTTCTCTACAAAACATGTTACATCATGGCCTCCTTATCTCCCATCCCAGAATCCTTTTGGACACATAGGTACTAATAacatataaataaacaatagccttcatttggcgcgaaaatatccTCAGATATTTGTccacggacattatctgttctgagaagcgaacagttttccgagagcaaagcttgaggaaaactgtgagcttcgaggaacagataatgtccaaggacaaatatccaagcatattttcgcagccaaattgaggctattgtgtttattatccatcggtttgtaaaaattggggaatatccgaggatattccccagttttagctggggaatattcgcccatgtgatgcgtttagaccaatcgcgcgcgagcgaaaatatttgatggatgatgatgataattatgcaCACACTACTTAATGTTTACACCTCAACAGGTTATCTCTGTGTGATGGAGGGGTTAAATCCCCACAACCTTGTTAAAAATGCTCTGTCCCTGCTAAGAGAGTACTCGTAGTGTGCCTTTGTTTGGTTGAACCTTTATTTTAAAGCAAGCATACATGTTATAATGCACAATATTGATTTCTGAAttatccgccatcttggatttgggGTGTTATTTCATCATGATGCTCTTAACTTCAGTTTGCACCATAAAGCCAGCACACTGTTTAAATTCAATATTTCTATGGAAAGAGTTCTTGTAGAGATGAAATTCTTTCGTAGCTGTCAGAATGTTATCATGTAGTAATCACTGCTGATTATGTGACCTAAATGAGTGGGGTCAGCTTTACTGGTCTCATTGGAATTAGTAGTCATTAAATGGCTATCAAATGCATAGTAtgggcaaaaaaattgtttcatgaTCTAGTGGATCACAGTGATCTCCCTGCAAATCAGGGGAGATGTCCAGAAATATTTTGCATGCTGTAATTTTCATAAGAACAGGATTGTAAATCCTGGTCCATTTTTTCCTCCAAAGTTTGTTTCCCTGGAATCCAAGAcctatttaatttttttgcaaactGGGGGGCCAACCCTTTGGCTTCTTAAAATAAATTCAGCTGTTATTTTAGTCACTGATGAGTGAACAATGTTGTCCATATGACCTAGGAAAACAGGAAGAACCCCAGTCCACAAAGAGTCGCAACTTATATTTGATGTAATAGTATTTTGTGAAGAGCTGTGTGAAAATATTTTGGTAGCATAAATAAACTCTATGCTGAACT
The Acropora muricata isolate sample 2 chromosome 3, ASM3666990v1, whole genome shotgun sequence genome window above contains:
- the LOC136910580 gene encoding uncharacterized protein isoform X1, encoding MDCRLCSVCRRLSKVSLLVAVVLASLVLSPMMVSSKELKEELCALRPTVRPVQQSGFKPHHIELYRCVGTCDPNLPPSHKSCIPFSVKEIRLKLTSMTSQDTKYVNVLNHTSCGCQCSILCTESEIPADGCGCKKLQGPSLGQLKSPSSNSEGNVLPYQIAIAIVGLFAVCILTVCMIMRRNDDGVLTKLRRKCCKTDPQKNREKGAISTNGVPNSKREISTV
- the LOC136910580 gene encoding uncharacterized protein isoform X2; this translates as MVSSKELKEELCALRPTVRPVQQSGFKPHHIELYRCVGTCDPNLPPSHKSCIPFSVKEIRLKLTSMTSQDTKYVNVLNHTSCGCQCSILCTESEIPADGCGCKKLQGPSLGQLKSPSSNSEGNVLPYQIAIAIVGLFAVCILTVCMIMRRNDDGVLTKLRRKCCKTDPQKNREKGAISTNGVPNSKREISTV